The Leptospira sp. WS60.C2 genome includes the window GTCGAGGGAGAGCCGGAAATGTGCGCCCAAAAAAAAGGGAACTTTCGTTCCCTTTTTCTCACCAAACCATGTAACCGATGTTTATCGGATCCCAGGCTTAATGTATTTCAATTCATCCAGGTATCTTCCTGTTCCGAGAACCACACATGTGAGTGGGTTTTCGGCACGGAACACAGGAACACCTGTTTCTTTGGTGAGGTAGTGTTCGAGACCACGGAGGAGACAACCACCACCTGTGAGAACGATTCCTCGTTCCACGATGTCGGCTGCCAGTTCTGGAGGAGTGCGCTCAAGAACCGATTTGATCCCGTCTAGGATTTCGTCTGTTGGTTCTTTGAGGGCTTTGCGGATTTCGTTGGAATCGAGTTCGAGAGTGCGTGGGAGACCAGAGATGGCATCACGACCTTTTACTTCCATTGTGTCCACACGTTTGTCAGCAAATGCGTTCCCGATCGTAAGTTTGATATCCTCAGCCGTTCTTTCACCCACCACTAGGTTGTATTGGTTACGGAGGTATTTTACGATGGCTTCATCAAATTCGTCCCCACCTGTTCGGATGGATTCTGCGATTACCATACCACCAAGAGAGATCACAGCAATTTCTGTGGTTCCCCCGCCGATATCCACGATCATGTTTCCTGCTGGTTCATGGATTGGTATGTTGGCACCGATGGCAGCGGCAAGCGCCTCTTCGATGAGGAAAATTTCGCGAGCACCCGCTTGTTCAGCAGATTCACGAACAGCACGTCGTTCCACTTCGGTAATTCCCGAAGGAACCCCGATCACGATACGCGGTTTTACAAATGTAGTACGGTTGTGGACTTTTGCGATGAAGTAACGGATCATCTTTTCTACCGTTTCGAAGTCGGCGATGACCCCGTCTTTCATGGGGCGGATGGCAACGATGTCACCAGGAGTTCTTCCTAGCATTCGTTTTGCTTCTTGGCCAACGGCTAAGACTCGGCCGGTGGAGGCTTGGACTGCCACGACCGAAGGTTCTGATAGGACGATCCCTTGTCCTTTCACATGCACGAGGGTGTTCGCGGTTCCCAAATCGATTCCCATATCGTTCGAGAAAAGTCCATAAAGATTATCAAATATCATATCAGATCCTGTGAAAGAAGTACGAAAGGGGGAATTTACACTGGGTTTACACCAAAACGATACAATTCTACCCGTTCCCCATAATTTTCGGCTGGTTTTTGCTTTCAACCGTAAAAATTTTCGATAGGCTAGTTAGATACAAAATGCTTCCTTTCTCACACATCTTACGAAAACCAAACCAGGCATTTCGCACGGAAAAGATCCTTGCTGCCATTGATTTGGGCACCAATTCCTTCCATATTGTCGTCGTCAAACTAAGACCGGATGGTACACTCGAATACCTCACCAAAGAAAAGGAATCCGTTCGTTTAGGAAGTGGTAGCAGTGATTATGCGGTCATCAAAGAAGATGCAATGGATCGAGGCATTGCTTGTTTAAAACGATTTAAAACCCTCGCTGATACTTACAAAGCCGAAATCCGAGCCGTTGCCACAAGCGCTCTTCGGGAAGCAGAGAATCGTCAGATCTTTCTTGACCGAGCGGAGAAGGAAACGGGCATCCAAATCCAAGTGATTTCGGGGAACGAAGAAGCACGCCTCATTTATTTAGGGATTTTACAGGGACTCCCTGTGTATGAAAAACGGATCCTTCTCATTGACATTGGAGGCGGGAGTACGGAACTTTTAATAGGGGAAAAAGGTGAAATCCTTTTTTCCACCAGTATGAAGTTAGGTGCCATTCGCTTAACTGAAAAATATTTAAAAAAAGATCCAGTTTCGGCCACTGACTTACAAAAATGTAGGATACACATTGAATCGGTATTATCTGCGTTTTTACCTCAAATTGAAACTTGGAAACCTTTTGTCATTGTAGGAAGTTCAGGAACGATTACATCTGTTGCTTCTATGGTTCTCGAAAAAAAAGGGGAAAAACGAGAACGGTTGAATGGAACAGAAATCCCGATCGATTCATTTAAAGATGTCCGCAAACAGGTATTAGATGCTGAGAGTATCAAGAAACGACTCAAAATTCCTGGCCTGGATGCCAAACGTGGGGACATCATTGTAGGTGGGATTTTGGTTTTGGATGAAGTGTTACAGAGAATTAAGGCTCACTCCTTTACTGTGAGTGATTTTGCCCTTCGGGAGGGAATCGTCTATGATACCATTGAATCCTGGTACAGACATACCGACACTTCACTTCCAAGACTAGATAACATTCGTGACAAAGCGATTAAAACAGTAGCCAATCTTTATCCACAAGGAAAAAATCATGCAGAGACTGTCACGAAACTCACCTTGCAAATGTTTGATGACTTGAAGGAACTTCATGGACTTGGAAATTTAGAACGTGATTATTTAGAAACTGCTTGTTACCTTCATCAAGTGGGACTTTGTATTTCTCATCACAACTATCATAAACATAGTTATTATATTATCAAAAACTCAGAGGCGATGGTTGGATTCTCCAATGCAGAAATTGAAATTATTGCCTTGCTTGCTCGTTACCATCGTAAAGGGGGACCCAAAGGTAAACATGAAGAGTTTAAGGCCTTAAGACCAGAAGACCAACTTTTGGTTCGAAAATTGGCTTCCTTTTTACGAATTGGAGATGGACTGGATCGATCAGAAAAATCGATTATCGAACGATTGGATACTGTTTTGGAAAAAGGAAAGGTAGATTGTCGTTTGTATTATAAAAAAGAAAAAGATCCTAATTTAGAAATTTGGTCTGTTTCCGAAAAAAAGGATTTGTTTGAAGAAACATTCGGTTTGAAATTAGAGTTTCATTTACATCCAGTATGAAAAAAATCTCTACGTCTACTTTTGTTTTCTTATTTGTTTCTCTTTCTCTTTCTGCATTACCGATTGATCTCACCAAAAATTGGTATGTTACCAAAGGGTTTGTCAAATCAGAAAATCCTGATCACAAAACATGGAAAACGTTAGAATCCCTACCCCTCGCGACAATTCTTCCACAATTTGATTGGGAAATAGGGAAGCTTAGAAAGATCACAATGGCAAAATCCTTTTTGTTATCACCAACTGACTTTCAAAAGGTGGAAGACGATGCATTTAGTCTTCATTTACCATATGTCTCGAATTATTATGAAGTTTACATCAATGGGAAGCTGGTGACTTCTAATGGGAACATCAAAGAGGATTTTATCGAAAAAAGTGGATATAGACGCCACATACTTGTTAGACTCAAACGTAATCTTTTGAATGTCGGCCAAAATCAAATTCGCATTCTTGTCGCGGCAGAAGAAGGAGAAGAACTCAACGTATACAAACTATTTAATGATTTTTCTGCAAACATTGATTTGGCGTCTGAACATTTGGTCATCCAAGATGAGTATGGAACATACATGTTGTTGTTTCTGTATTTTTTTGTCGGAATCTACCATGGATTGTTTTATTGGAAAAGAAGACAGGAATCGTATAATTTATATTATGCTTTGTTCTCTATCTTTTTAGCCATTTATATGATTTTTCGTTCGCAA containing:
- a CDS encoding rod shape-determining protein, translated to MIFDNLYGLFSNDMGIDLGTANTLVHVKGQGIVLSEPSVVAVQASTGRVLAVGQEAKRMLGRTPGDIVAIRPMKDGVIADFETVEKMIRYFIAKVHNRTTFVKPRIVIGVPSGITEVERRAVRESAEQAGAREIFLIEEALAAAIGANIPIHEPAGNMIVDIGGGTTEIAVISLGGMVIAESIRTGGDEFDEAIVKYLRNQYNLVVGERTAEDIKLTIGNAFADKRVDTMEVKGRDAISGLPRTLELDSNEIRKALKEPTDEILDGIKSVLERTPPELAADIVERGIVLTGGGCLLRGLEHYLTKETGVPVFRAENPLTCVVLGTGRYLDELKYIKPGIR
- a CDS encoding Ppx/GppA phosphatase family protein encodes the protein MLPFSHILRKPNQAFRTEKILAAIDLGTNSFHIVVVKLRPDGTLEYLTKEKESVRLGSGSSDYAVIKEDAMDRGIACLKRFKTLADTYKAEIRAVATSALREAENRQIFLDRAEKETGIQIQVISGNEEARLIYLGILQGLPVYEKRILLIDIGGGSTELLIGEKGEILFSTSMKLGAIRLTEKYLKKDPVSATDLQKCRIHIESVLSAFLPQIETWKPFVIVGSSGTITSVASMVLEKKGEKRERLNGTEIPIDSFKDVRKQVLDAESIKKRLKIPGLDAKRGDIIVGGILVLDEVLQRIKAHSFTVSDFALREGIVYDTIESWYRHTDTSLPRLDNIRDKAIKTVANLYPQGKNHAETVTKLTLQMFDDLKELHGLGNLERDYLETACYLHQVGLCISHHNYHKHSYYIIKNSEAMVGFSNAEIEIIALLARYHRKGGPKGKHEEFKALRPEDQLLVRKLASFLRIGDGLDRSEKSIIERLDTVLEKGKVDCRLYYKKEKDPNLEIWSVSEKKDLFEETFGLKLEFHLHPV